The genomic window GATTGCGCATGATTCAGACGTCTTTCGCGAGCCGTAGCCCCGAGAACTGCCAGCGCGCCGCCGGCGGAAAAAAGTTGCGGTAGCTGGGCCGCGTGTGCCCAGCCGGGGTGGCCACGCTGCCACCGCGCAACACCAATTGCCCCACCATGAACTTGCCGTTGTATTCGGCGGCAATGCCGGGCATGGGCCTGAAGCCGGGATACGGGTCGTACGAAGAACGCGTCCACTGCCAGACGTGGCCCGTCATCTGCAAGATGCCTGGCGCGTCGAAGGCGGCCTCCCATTCGAACTCGGTGGGCAGCCGCGCGCCGGCCCATTCGGCATACGCGGCGGCTTCATAGAAGCTCAACTGCGAGACGGGCGCATCGGCTTCCATGGGCCGCACGCCGTGCAGGCCGAACACCTGCCAGCCGCCCTGGTGCTGCTGCGGGCCGAGCCGCGGATCGTCGGGCGGGAGCCAGTAGGCCGGATGCTGCCACCCCTGCGCCTGCACCGCGGCCCAGCCGTCGGAAAGCCAGAGTTCGGGCCGCTTGTAGCCGCCATCGGCAATGAACTGGGCGTAGTCGCCGCAGTTCACCAGCCGGTCGGCAATGGCATAGGGCTGCAGCAGCGCGGCGTGGCGCGGGGTTTCGTTGTCGAAGGCAAAACCCAGCTGCGGCCCTTCATGGCCGACCTGGACCACCCCGCCCGCCTGCGGCAGCCAGCGCATGGCCGGCGGAACCGCGGCCAGCCGCAATGCGGGGCCTGCCGCCGGCTTGTAAGCGGGCAGCAGCGGGTTGCATGACAGGGCATGAAGAATGTCGGTGAGCAGCAGTTCCTGGTGCTGTTGCTCGTGATGGAGGCCCAGCGTGACGATGGGCTCGATGGCGGCCCAGTCCTGCTCGTCGATGTCGCGGTCGAGCAAGGCGAGCACCGCCTCGTCGACGTGGCTGCGATAGGCCTGCACCTCGTCCACCGAAGGTCGCGTGAGCAGCCCCCGCTGCGGCCGCGGGTGGCGCGGGCCGAGCGCCTCGTAGTACGAGTTGAAGAGATAGTGAAAGCGCACGTCGAAGGGCCGGTAGCCCGCGACGTGAGGCTGGAGCAGCACGGTCTCGAAAAACCACGTGGTGTGCGCGAGATGCCACTTGGTCGGGCTAGCGTCAGGCATCGACTGGATGCACTGGTCTTCGGCGGAGAGCGGCGCGGCGAGCGCCAGGCTGGCAGCTCGCACTTCGCGGAACTTGTCGCGCAATGCGCTCGCCGCCTGGGGGATCGGCCGGGAAAGCGTCATGGAGTCTCCAGTCGGGTCAACCGCTCGTTGTAGCCGATTCGTATTGCCGCGGCACGTAGGACAAGTTCTCGCCCTGGCTCTCTTGCGGGTGGGCGCCAAATCGGTGGGGGAGCCACTTTGGCACAAGACGCGCCGGCGTGCATGGCGGCTGCGTATCATCCGTTCGATGCAAACGAACAACGCCTCCACCCGCCCCCACGTCGTCATCGTCGGTTGCGGATTCGGCGGGCTCGAAGCTGCCCGCAGGCTCGACAGCGCCGACGTGGACGTGACGGTGATCGAAAAAACCAATCACCACCTGTTCCAGCCCCTGCTCTACCAGGTGGCAACCGCCGGGCTGGCCGCACCGTCGATTGCGGCGCCGGTGCGCACCCTGTTTCGCAAGCAGCCGCGCATCACCACGCTGCTCGGCGAAGTGAGCGCCATCGACGCGGCGGGCCGGGCGGTTCAGCTGACCAACGGCAGCCGGGTGAGCTACGACCACCTGATCGTCGCGGCCGGAGCCACCCACAGCTACTTCGGCCATGACGAATGGGCGCCCCTCGCGCCCGGCCTCAAGACGCTGGCCGACGCATTCGAGATCCGCCGCCGGGTGCTGATGTCGTTCGAGGCGGCCGAAACCGCCACCGATCCGCAGCGCCGCCGCGCGCTGCTGACCTTCGTGGTGATCGGTGCCGGGCCGACCGGCGTCGAAATGGCCGGCACCCTGGCCGAAATTGCCAAACACACGCTTTCCGGGGAGTTCCGCCACATCGATCCGGGCAGCGCGCAGGTGCTGCTGGTCGAAGGCGGCCCGCGCGTACTGCAGGCAATGCCCGAGAGCCTGAGCCAGAAAGCGCTGGAGCAGCTTGAAAAACTCGGCGTCGAGGTGCGGCTCAATGCGCGCGTGACCGCCATCGACGGCAACGGACTCGAAGTGCAGTCAGGCGGCGGCGCGGACGGCGCGCCGGGCACCAGCTACCGCATCGAGAGCAGTTGCGTGGTGTGGGCGGCCGGCGTTGCGGCCTCGCCGCTCGGCCGCATGCTGGGCGAAGCGACCGGCGCCGAATGCGACCGCGCGGGCCGCATCAAGGTCGAGCCCGACCTGAGCCTGGCCGGCCACCCTGAAATCAGCGTGGTCGGTGACCTTGCGGCCGCCATGAGCTACGCGCCCGGCAAGCCGCCCAAGCCCGTGCCGGGCGTGTCGCCCGGTGCCAAGCAGATGGGCCGCGCCGCCGCCTCGAACATTCTTCGCCGCATTGCCGGCACGCCCACAGTGCCCTTTCGCTACCGCGACTACGGCAACCTGGCGACCATCGGCCGCAACTCGGCAGTGGTCGACCTGGGCACGCCCTTCGGTCCGCTGCGCTTCAGCGGGCGGCTTGCATGGCTCTTCTGGCTGTTCGCGCACGCGTATTTCCTCATCGGCTTTCGCAACCGCATCGTCGTGATGATGGACTGGGCCAGCGCCTACTGGAGCTTCCAGCGCAACGCGCGCGTGGTGGCGGACGTGCAGGGCAAGAGCGAGTCGTAGCCGCAAACCCCCGCGAGGGCCCGCCTGACATGTCATTGCCCCTGTGGATTGCCGTGCATGCGCTCGACGCGGTGTTCTGGCTGTGGGTCTTGCGCTGGGGCGGCGCGGCATGGCTCGAAGGCACTTTTGCCTCGGGCTTTCTGGTCAGCATCTTCGCGCCGCGCTGGAGCGCCGAGGGCCTGCGCATGTTTGCCCTTTTGATGCTGGTCGTATGCGCAATCAGCTTTCTCGCGGGCGTTTTCGTGCCCTCTCTGCGCTGCTTTTATGGGGGCGCCTGCTGAGGCGCTGTTCTTGCGTCCGCTCTCGAACAGCTCAGAACAGAAAGTCGTTCGACGATGCGTTCTCGCGCTGGCGCCGCCGCCAATCCCACGGCGCTGTCGGCTTGGCGCCGGCCCACAGCCCCAGGCGTTGCGCACGGGCGCTCTCCTGCAGCTTGAACAGGCCGCCGCCGCGCCGAGTGGCGATGCCGTTGAAGTCGTACACCCATGCCCACCCTTCGGCCACCATCCTCGTTCCGGCGTCCTGCCCGTCGCAGTTCACGTCGGCCACCGTGCGGCCGTAGCGGTCGATGTCGCGTTCGGTGATCACGGCCTGCTCGAAGTAGCACAGGCGGCTCAACGCCTGCCTGCTGCGCTGTCCGTAGGGCTGGGCCCGTTCCGGTGCGTCGATCGCGGCAATGCGCACCTTCACTTCCTCGTAGGAGCCAAAGCGCCCGCAGCGGGCGGTGAGTGTGTCGCCGTCGCTGATGCCTACGACGAGGCAGGTTCGCGGCGGGGCCGCATGCGATGACTGGGGCGAAAGCAGGGGCAGGAGCGCGAGGCAAACGGCGGCAAGCGAACGCAAACGCATGGAGCAGAGAGAATGAACGTGGCAGCAAAAGCCACGGATTCTCGTTGCGAACTGCCCCAACCTCGCGGGCACGAACCCGCTGTTACGCAGCAGTCTCGTTCTCGTCTTCCTGCAGCAGCCGCCACATCACCTTGCCGCTGCCGCTCTTGGGCAGCGCGTCGACGAACTGCACCTTGCGCGGAATCTTGTAGACGGCCATGTTCTCGCGGCACCAGTCGATGATTTCCTGCTCGGTGGTGTTCTTGTGCGTGGCGCGCAGCACCACCACGGCCTTGACCGATTCGCCGCGGTAGTTGTCCCTGGTGGAGATGACGCAGGCCTCCTGGATGGCGGGGTGGCGGAACATCAGCAGCTCGACCTCGGCGGGCCACACCTTGAAGCCGCTCGCGTTGATCATGCGCTTGAGCCGGTCGGTGATGAAGAAATACCCGTCCTCGTCCATGCGCCCCATGTCGCCCGAGCGGAAGAAGCGCTTGCCCTCGAATTCGACAAATGCGGCCTTCGTCGCGTCAGGCCGTTTCCAGTAGCCCTGGAACACCTCGGGGCCGTGGATGATGATCTCGCCCGATTCGCCGATGGGCATTTCGGCCAGCGTGTCGGGGTCGACCACGCGCGCGTCGGTGCTCATGAAGGGAATGCCCAGGCACTGCTGCTTGGGATGGTCCGACGGATTGGTGTGCGACGGCGCCGCGGTTTCGGTGAGACCGTAGCCCTCCTGGTACTTGAGGCCATATTGTTCGAACAGGCGCTGCGCCACCGCCTGCGGCATGGCGGCGCCGCCGCCGCCGATGTGCGTGATGCTCGACAGGTCGTAGCTCGCGAAGTTCGGGCTGGCCATCAGGTCGATCACCATGGTCGGGATATTGGTCCAGCTGGTCACCTTCCAGCGCGAGATGAGCCGGCCGGCCACGTCGCGGTCCCAGCGCGGCATGATGACCAGCGTGCCCGCCGCAAGGATGGAGGTGTGCATCATGCTCACCACGCCGGTAATGTGAAACATGGGCACCACAGCCAGCACCACCGCTTCGGAGGTGGCCTGGCCCCAGAGCTGGCCGGCCACCGCGTTGTGCATGAGGCTGGAATGGTGGTGCACGCATCCCTTGGGAAGGCCGGTGGTGCCGCTGGTGTAGGGCAGCAGTGCCATGTCGTCGGCGCCCACCACATGCTCGGGGGCGGCATGGCCGGCTGCCAGCGCATCGGTCCAGGCCATTGCCTTGCCTTGCGCCAGTTCGGGCAACGGATGCCGCGTGGTGAGCCATTCTTTCCATGCCGGCGCGGGCGCGTCGTCGCCGCTTGCGTCGGCGTCGAAGGCATCGGTGAACTGGGTCACGATGAGGTGGTCGAGCTGCTGCTCCGGCGGCAGCGCGTTGCTGGCCTTGGCCAGCTCGCCGGCCAGGTCGCCGGTGGTGATGGCCACCTTCGCATCGGGGTCGACGATGTAGTGCTTGAGTTCTTCGGCCCGGTTCATCGGGTTGACCGGCACCACCACGGCGTTGGCGCGCAGGATCGCGAAATGGGCGATCACGAGCTGCGGGCAGTTCTGCATGTTCAGCACCACGCGGTCGCCGCGCTCCACGCCCAAGGCATGCAACGTGCCCGCCAGCCGTTCGACCTGATCGGCGAATTCGCGGTAGCTCATCACCCGGCCGAAGAACACGAGCGCGGCCTTGTCGGGGTAACGCGCGGCCGAGGTCGCAAGGTTGTGCCACAGCGAGGTAGCGGGAACGGTGATCGAATGCGGAAGGCGCTTGGGCCAGAACTTGTGGTGCGGGCGTTGTTGCATGGTCAAGGCAGGCGAACAAAGGAGGGAAAGGAAAAAGGCAGCCCGCAGCCTAAGCCGCCCCGGCCGCGCATCCCATCGGGGAAGCCCCCGGAGCGTCACCTTGGTGACGCCCATTCTTCTCACTTCTTCTCACTTTGGATAGATCGCGCATGCGCCGTGCGACTACAGACACGGCGGGCTTTTCGCGCGATACCTGTCGGTCCCTCCATCCACCCACCGCAAAGAAGGAACCCTCATGGCAGCAGACAAGCACGCAAGCGTTCACTGGGAAGGCGCCGGCAAGACAGGCAAGGGCCAGATCAGCACCGAAACCGGCGCCCTCAAGGACTACCCCTACGGCTTCGCGAGCCGCTTCGAGGACGACAAGCGCGGCACCAATCCCGAGGAGATCGTGGGCGCGGCCCACGCGGCCTGCTTCACGATGGCCTTTGCCTTCGCGCTCGAGAAAGAAGGCTTCACGGCCACCAAGGTCGACACCAGGGCCGCGGTGCGGCTGGCCAAGGACGGCGAAGGCTTCAAGATCGACCGCATCGCGCTCGAGCTCGACGCCACCGTACCGAACCTGGAAGAAGCCAAGTTCCAGCAGATCGCAGCCGCCGCCAAGGCGGGCTGCCCGCTGTCGAAGGCGCTGGCCAGCGTGCCGGAGATCACGTTGAAGGCGACGCTCGCAGGCTAGTGCTGCTGCTTATGATCGTCTCCACTAAAACAAGGAGACGATCCATGGCCCATCCGGTCCGCACCGCAATCCTGGCGGCTTTTTCAATCGCGTCGTTCAGCGCGGCCGCCCCCGCCCTGGCCGCCTATCCCGACAAGCCGATCAAGGTGGTCATCGGCTTTCCGGCCGGTGGCCCGCTGGACCAGCATGCGCGCCTGTTGACCGACAAGCTGCAGGCCGTGCTGGGCCAGCCACTGATCGTCGACTACAAGCCCGGGGCGGGCGGATCGGTGGGCGCCGACGCGGTGGCCAAGAGCCCGGCCGATGGCTACACGCTCATGCTGGCCAATACCGGCGTGGCGGTGATCAACGGCGCGCTCTACAGCAAGCTGCCCTACAACACACAGCGCGACTTCGTGCCCATTGCCCGCACGGCGATGCAGCCGCTGGCCTTGCTGGTCACGCCCAAGCTGCCGGTGCAAAACCTCAAGCAGTTCGTCGACTACGCCAAGGCGCGGCCCGGGCAAGTCAACTACGGCTCGGCAGGCAATGGCGGCATCAGCCATCTGGTGCCAGAGATGTTCAAGACAGCGACGGGCATCTTCATGGTGCACATTCCGTACCGCGGTAGCGCCCCGGCATTTGCGGACCTGATGGGCGGGCAGGTGCAGTTCATGGCCGAATCGATTCCGCAGGCCGCCAACTATCACAAGCAGGGCAAGGTCCGCGCCCTGGCCGTGACCAGCCGCGAGCGCAACCCGGCCCTGCCCGACGTACCGACGGTCATCGAATCGGGGGTCAAGGGCTTCGAGGTGGTGGGCTTCTACGGCTTCTTCGCCCCGAAGGACACGCCCAAGGACGTGGTCGCCAGGTTGAGCGATGCATTCAAGCAGGTGCTGACCAGCGCAGAGGTGCGCGACCGCATGGTGAGCCAGGGGGCGGACCCGGCCTATCTGGGCAGCGACGACTTCGCGCGCTTTCTTGCCACCGAGACGCCGCGCTGGGACAAGGCGGTGAAGGCTTCGGGCGCTCGGATGGATTGATTTGCTGGCGGTTTTGGTGCCGTCGTTCAGGGCACGTGCAAAGGCAACCGGGTACTCCCCTCCGCGAATGTCCCCCGGGGCTGCGCCCCTCCTCCTTTATTTCGCTGCGCGGAGCACCCGATGCCCTGTGCACCAGGGCACGCTACTGGTGTTCCGCAGATCAACCACGGCTCTGCCCAACGCACCCGCTGATGGGGTGCCTTGCGCAGCGAAATAAAGGAGGAGGCCGCAGGCCGGGGGACATTCGCGGAGAAAGGTACCCCGTCGGCGGGTGCGCGCCCTGAACAGCGGCGCCACAAAAAACGAGCGCCCAACCAAGCCTCGTAAATCAAGCGCCATGCACCACCGGCATGCAGCGCAAACCCATTTCGGTGCACATATCTTGCATACCAGTTGGCACAAAAGCTGCTGGTATGCAGACCAATGTCTACATCCGCATCCGAAATCAGTGCACGCATCGTCGAAGCGGTGATGGCGCAGAAGCTTGCGCCGGGTTCGCGCCTGGGCGAACAGCAGTTGGCCATGCTCTTCGATTGCAGCCGCACCATAGTGCGCGAAGCCCTCACCCGCCTGGCAGCGCGCGGCATCGTGACGGTGAGCGCACGGCGCGGCTGGTTCGTTATCGAGCCTTCGCAGGAAGAAGCGCGCGAAGCCTTCGAGGCACGCCGCGTCATCGAGCTTGGCCTGATCCGCAGTACGGGCAGCACTGGCAAGATCGACAAGGCCGCGCTGCGCCAGCTGAAGGCGCATCTTCAGCGTGAAAAGGCGGCGCTGAAGGAAAGCGACGTCGGCAACCGCAGCTTTCTTCTGGGCGACTTTCATGTGTGCCTGGCCGAATGCCTGGGCAACACGCTGCTGGCCGACACGCTGCGCGACTTCACCGCGCGCACCACGCTCATCGCCATGCTCTACCAAAGCACGCACGACGCGGTGCAGTCGTGCGAAGACCATGTGCAGATCGTTGCCGCACTCGAACGGGGCGACCACGCCGCCGCCGAAGCGCTGATGGCCGCGCACATAGGCACCGTGCAGTCCGCGCTGCGCGTGCAGGCGCCGACCGACCCGCTTGCGCAACTGCGCGACGCGCTGGCACCGCTGCAGCAGAACACCGCGGCCAAGCCAAGGCGGCGCAAGGCGGCCGCGTCTTCTCCCAATGATCCCGATTCTTCGACTTACCTAGGAGCCCTGCTATGACTTTCTCTTCGTCCAAACGCCACCTCGCGCTTGCGCTTGCTTCCGTTGCCATGCTGGCCGCAGCCGGCACCGCCCAAGCCCAGAACGCCCTGGACAACGTGCTGAAGGCCAAGACCATCAAGATCGCTGTGCCGACGGACTATCCGCCGTACGGCTCGGTCGACAAGAACATGAAGCCCCAGGGCCTGGACGTTGAAATGGCCGAGCTCATTGCCGCCAAGCTGGGCGTGAAGGTCGAGCTGGTGCCCGTGACCAGCGCCAACCGCATTCCCTACCTGCAGACCCGCAAGGCCGACCTCGTGATTTCCACGCTCGGCAAGAACGCCGAGCGCGAGAAGGTCATCGAGTTCTCTTCCGCCTACGCCCCGTTCTTCCAGGCCGTGTATGCGGCCAAGAGCATGAAGCTCACCAGCTTTGCCGACATGGCTGGCAAGACCGTGGCCGTGACGCGCGGTGCAATGGAAGACCAGGAACTGAACAAGGTGGCGCCGCCGAATGTCGACTACCGCCGCTTCGAGGACAACAACGCGACCATCGCCGCCTTCGTGGCCGGCCAGACGCACACCCTTGCAACCAGCGCGGCCGTGGCGGGCGACATGCTCGCCAAGAACCCGAAGGTGAGCGCTGAATTCAAGCTGCTGCTGAAAGACAGCCCCTGCTTCATCGGCGTTGCCAAGGGCGAAACCGCATTGAAGACCAAGGTCAACGAGATCATTGCCGCCGCCAAGAAGGACGGCACGCTGGACACCATGTCCAAGAAGTGGCTGGGCAAGGCAGCCGGCGACCTGCCCGTCTGATCGCCCGCTGACCTCTCACGAGTAAAGAAGGCGCGGCCATGGAATTCGACTTCGGTGCAGTTCTTGTCGATTGGCGGCTGCTCGCCAAGGGGGTGGCCTGGACGGTGGGCCTCACGGCCATTGCCACCCTCATCGGCATGGCCGTGGGCGTGGCCTGCGCCTGGGCGCGCGCCAGCGGGCCTGCGTGGCTTCGCTGGCTGGTCGGCAGCTATGTGGAGCTGATCCGCAACACGCCCTTCATCGTGCAGCTGTTCTTCATCTTCTTCGGGCTGCCCGCGGCGGGCGTCAAGCTCACGCCGGAGACGGCCTCCGTGATTGCGATGGTGCTGAACCTTGGCGCCTACGCCACCGAAATCATTCGCGCCGGCATCGAGGCCACGCCCAAGGGGCAGATCGAAGCGGCCGTGAGCCTGGCGCTCAACAAGGTGCAAGTGTTCACCCGCGTGATCCTGCCGCCGGCGCTCAAGAAGGTATGGCCCGCCATGGTGAGCCAGATCATCATCGTGATGCTGGGCTCCGCGGTGTGCGGACAGATTTCCACCGAAGAGCTGAGCTACGCGGCCAACCTCATCCAGAGCCGGAACTTCCGCGCATTCGAGGCCTTCATCGTCGCCACGCTGGTGTACCTGGCGTTGGCCGTGAGCCTGCGCCGGTTGCTCAACTGGGCCGGGCCAAAGTTCTTCTTCGGCCGCTGAAAGAAGAGAGAAACCACATGGTCGATTTTTCTCTCTGGGACATCCTGCGCAACCTGCTCATGGCGCTGCGCTGGACTGTCGTGTTGTCGCTTATCGCGTTCATCGGCGGCGGACTGGTGGGCGGCCTGCTGCTGTTCCTGCGCTTGCGCGGGGGCAGCATCATGAACCGCGCCGTCGGCTTGTACGTGCAGCTTTTCCAGGGCACGCCGCTGCTCATGCAGCTGTTTCTCGCCTACTTCGGCATTGCGCTGTTCGGTGTCGACGTGTCTGCGTGGACCGCGGCGAGCGTGGCGCTCACCCTCTACACCAGCGCCTTTCTCACTGAAATATGGCGCGGCTGCGTGGCCTCCATTCCCAAGGGCCAGTGGGAGGCCTCGGGCAGCCTGGCGCTGAGCTTTGCCGAGCAGATGCGCCACGTCATCCTGCCGCAAGCCGTAAAGATCGCCATTGCGCCGACGGTGGGCTTTCTGGTGCAGGTGATCAAGGGCACGGCGCTCGCCTCGGTGATCGGCTTCGTCGAACTCACCAAGGCCGGCAGCATGATTTCGAACGCCACCTTCCAGCCCTTTGTGGTGTTCAGCTGCGTGGCGCTGCTTTACTTTGTGCTGTGCTTCCCGGTAAGCCTGTACGCCAAGAACCTCGAGAGGAAATCCCATGGCCGCCGTGCTTGAAACCCAGACTTCCGCCGCGCCGATCGTGCGCGTGACCGCGCTGCGCAAATCGTACGGTGCCAACGAAGTGCTCAAGGGCATCGACCTTGAAGTGAAGCGCGGCGAGGTCATCGCCATCATCGGCAAGAGCGGCTCGGGCAAGAGCACGCTGCTGCGCTGCATCAACGGGCTCGAGGTGTTCCAGGAAGGCTCGCTCACGGTCGACGGCAAGCCCTTGCTGCACGAGAGCGCCATGGCCATGCGCGAGCTGCGCCAGCGTGTGGGCATGATCTTCCAGAGCTTCAACCTGTTTCCGCACCTCACCGTCGGCAAGAACGTGATGCTTGCGCCCACGCTGGTGAAAAAGCGCAGCAGCATGGAAGCGGCCTCGCAAGCGCGCAAGCTGCTCGACCGCGTGGGCCTGGGCGAAAAGTTCGACGCCATGCCCGACCAGCTTTCGGGCGGCCAGCAGCAGCGCGTGGCCATTGCACGCGCGCTGGCGATGGAGCCGGCTGTGTTGCTGTGCGACGAAATCACTTCCGCGCTCGACCCCGAGCTGGTCGGCGACGTGCTGCGCGTGGTGGAGTCGCTGGCCGATGAAGGAATGACGCTCCTGATGGTCACGCACGAGATGAGCTTTGCGCGCAAGGTGAGCGACCGCCTGATCTTCATGCACCAGGGCCGCGTGCACGAGATGGGGCCGCCGGCGGAGCTGTTCGGCAACCCGCAGACGCCCGAGCTGAAGCAGTTTCTCTCGTCGCTGCACGACTAAGGCGACTGAGGCGGAAAGCTGTCGCTACTTGCGGACCCGCGCCTTCGTACGCTTGCCCACGACCATTCCAGGCGGCGGACCAAAGTTGTCGTCGGGTCCGATGCCGGTCTCCACGCCGAGCCGGGCCGCCAGGTGCGCGGCATCGTACGGTGCATGCACCTTCACGTCGTTGTCGAAGTAGCAGTACACGTCGCGCCCCTTCTTGCGTGACAGCAGGCGCGAGGGTTCGGCCAGCCTTGCGTCCTTGACCTGCCGCCCGTTGCGCCAGGCATCGATGCGCTCGGCCCAGCGGTCGAGCGCGTCGTCGCTGTAGCCGCTCGCGTAGAGCTCCTTGTCGCCGTGCAGCCGCAGGTAGACGAAGTCGGCGCAAAGGTCTTCGAGCAGGGGCCAGCGCCCCGCGGTGTCGGCGACCACCAGCGCAACGCCGTGCCGGCGCAGCATTGCAATGAAGCCTGGGTTCTCGAAGCTCGCATGCCGCACCTCGATCGCATGCCGGATCTGCAGCTTCGAGGGCACCTTCAGAAACGCGCGGTCGTCGTCCAGCTTTTCGTTGTGTTGCCGCGCCAGCGCAAGGGCAGACCGGCCGCCCCGCGGCAAGAGCGCCAGAAACTCCTCGAGCCGATCGGCGTTGTAGACGAAGGACGGCGGCAATTGCCACAGAATCGGCCCCAGCTTGGCCCGCAGCGCAAACACGCCCGAGGCAAAGAAGTTGGCCAGCGCGGTACGCGGCTCCTTGAGCCTCAGGTTGTGCGTGATGTAGCGCGGCCCCTTCACCGCAAAAACAAAATCGTCGGGCGTTGCGTCGTGCCACGCCTGGTACGACACGGGGCGCTGCAGCGAATAGAACGAGCCGTTGATCTCGATGGTGGGCAGCATGCGCGAGGCAAAGTCGAGCTCGAGGCGCTGCGCCAGGCCTTTCGGGTAAAAACGGCCTCGCCATGGCGCATAGCGCCAGCCAGAAATTCCGATTCGCGTCGCGCCCTGCATCGTTGGTTTTTTCCGGTGAGGCCTTGAACGTGTCTCGCACGGAGTGGCCCCGGCGTAGGAAATTTGCCTGTTCGCGTAGCAGCGCGGGGAACGGAACCATGCAGGCTGTGGCAAGCTCGCAGGAGTATGGAAATCCGCCCCCTGCCCTACACTTCCCGCCGCTGGATGCTGCGCGCGCTCCTGGGCGCCGCAGCCCTGCAGTCGCCGCTCTCGGCGCTGGCCGGCTTCAACTTCTTTACCAACGAGTACACCGCAACCCGCGATGAGCTGCAAGCGCAGATCGCCAAGCGCTTTCCGGTGGCCGAGCGCTATGCCGAAATCTTCATGGTCGGCCTGCGCGACCCGCAGCTGGGCCTGGACGCACGCGGCAACCGCGCAGCCATCACGGCCACGCTGACCATTGCGAGCCCCCTGCTGGCCACATCGCCGGTGCAGGGCGTGGTCTCGGTCAGCAGCGCGCTGCGCTACGACGCCGCCACGCGCGCGCTGCGGCTCGACCAGCCCAAGGCCGAACGGCTCGAACTGCAAGGCGTGGAAGGCCGCGATGCGGAGCGGCTGCAAAAGATAGGCGCGGTGGTCGCGCAAGAACTGCTGCAGGGCCAGGTGCTGCGCAGCTTTACCGCGGACGAGCTCACGGTCGGACGCAAGACCTACGAGATCGGCGACATCACGGTTCAGGACGACGGCATCAAGGTACAGCTGAAATGAAAATCCCACTGCTTGCCGCCGCATTGCTCATTGCGAGCTGCGCGGCCATTCTTCCCACGGCCAAGCAGCACTTCGACCTGCAGGCCCACCGGGGTGGACGCGGCCTTGCGCCCGAGAACACCCTGGCGGCGTTCTCCAAGGCCATCGACCTGGGCGTGACCACGCTCGAACTCGACATCGGACTCACGGCCGACGGCGTGGTCGTCATCTCGCACGACACCGCGCTCAATGCCGACCACACGCGCGACGCGAACGGTGCATGGCTTGCATCGAAGACGGGCCCGGCCGTTCGTTCGCTGACGCTGGCGCAGCTTCAGAGCTACGACGTGGGCCGGCTCAACCCCACGAGCAACTATGGCAAGCAGTTCGCGCTGCAGCAGCCGCGCGACGGCGAGCGCATTCCCACGCTGGCGGCCCTGTTCGACCACGTGCGCGCACGCGGCGCGAGTGCAGCCACGGTCCGCTTCAATATCGAAACGAAGATCGACCCGACCAGGCCCGACGACACCGCCGCACCCGAGCCGATGGTGCGCGCCCTGCTGGCAGAAATCGACAAGGCGCAGATGGGCGGCCGGGTGACGATCCAGAGCTTCGACTGGCGCACGCTGGCG from Variovorax paradoxus includes these protein-coding regions:
- the egtB gene encoding ergothioneine biosynthesis protein EgtB, which translates into the protein MTLSRPIPQAASALRDKFREVRAASLALAAPLSAEDQCIQSMPDASPTKWHLAHTTWFFETVLLQPHVAGYRPFDVRFHYLFNSYYEALGPRHPRPQRGLLTRPSVDEVQAYRSHVDEAVLALLDRDIDEQDWAAIEPIVTLGLHHEQQHQELLLTDILHALSCNPLLPAYKPAAGPALRLAAVPPAMRWLPQAGGVVQVGHEGPQLGFAFDNETPRHAALLQPYAIADRLVNCGDYAQFIADGGYKRPELWLSDGWAAVQAQGWQHPAYWLPPDDPRLGPQQHQGGWQVFGLHGVRPMEADAPVSQLSFYEAAAYAEWAGARLPTEFEWEAAFDAPGILQMTGHVWQWTRSSYDPYPGFRPMPGIAAEYNGKFMVGQLVLRGGSVATPAGHTRPSYRNFFPPAARWQFSGLRLAKDV
- a CDS encoding NAD(P)/FAD-dependent oxidoreductase codes for the protein MQTNNASTRPHVVIVGCGFGGLEAARRLDSADVDVTVIEKTNHHLFQPLLYQVATAGLAAPSIAAPVRTLFRKQPRITTLLGEVSAIDAAGRAVQLTNGSRVSYDHLIVAAGATHSYFGHDEWAPLAPGLKTLADAFEIRRRVLMSFEAAETATDPQRRRALLTFVVIGAGPTGVEMAGTLAEIAKHTLSGEFRHIDPGSAQVLLVEGGPRVLQAMPESLSQKALEQLEKLGVEVRLNARVTAIDGNGLEVQSGGGADGAPGTSYRIESSCVVWAAGVAASPLGRMLGEATGAECDRAGRIKVEPDLSLAGHPEISVVGDLAAAMSYAPGKPPKPVPGVSPGAKQMGRAAASNILRRIAGTPTVPFRYRDYGNLATIGRNSAVVDLGTPFGPLRFSGRLAWLFWLFAHAYFLIGFRNRIVVMMDWASAYWSFQRNARVVADVQGKSES
- a CDS encoding thermonuclease family protein, whose product is MRLRSLAAVCLALLPLLSPQSSHAAPPRTCLVVGISDGDTLTARCGRFGSYEEVKVRIAAIDAPERAQPYGQRSRQALSRLCYFEQAVITERDIDRYGRTVADVNCDGQDAGTRMVAEGWAWVYDFNGIATRRGGGLFKLQESARAQRLGLWAGAKPTAPWDWRRRQRENASSNDFLF
- a CDS encoding long-chain fatty acid--CoA ligase, encoding MQQRPHHKFWPKRLPHSITVPATSLWHNLATSAARYPDKAALVFFGRVMSYREFADQVERLAGTLHALGVERGDRVVLNMQNCPQLVIAHFAILRANAVVVPVNPMNRAEELKHYIVDPDAKVAITTGDLAGELAKASNALPPEQQLDHLIVTQFTDAFDADASGDDAPAPAWKEWLTTRHPLPELAQGKAMAWTDALAAGHAAPEHVVGADDMALLPYTSGTTGLPKGCVHHHSSLMHNAVAGQLWGQATSEAVVLAVVPMFHITGVVSMMHTSILAAGTLVIMPRWDRDVAGRLISRWKVTSWTNIPTMVIDLMASPNFASYDLSSITHIGGGGAAMPQAVAQRLFEQYGLKYQEGYGLTETAAPSHTNPSDHPKQQCLGIPFMSTDARVVDPDTLAEMPIGESGEIIIHGPEVFQGYWKRPDATKAAFVEFEGKRFFRSGDMGRMDEDGYFFITDRLKRMINASGFKVWPAEVELLMFRHPAIQEACVISTRDNYRGESVKAVVVLRATHKNTTEQEIIDWCRENMAVYKIPRKVQFVDALPKSGSGKVMWRLLQEDENETAA
- a CDS encoding OsmC family protein gives rise to the protein MAADKHASVHWEGAGKTGKGQISTETGALKDYPYGFASRFEDDKRGTNPEEIVGAAHAACFTMAFAFALEKEGFTATKVDTRAAVRLAKDGEGFKIDRIALELDATVPNLEEAKFQQIAAAAKAGCPLSKALASVPEITLKATLAG
- a CDS encoding Bug family tripartite tricarboxylate transporter substrate binding protein → MAHPVRTAILAAFSIASFSAAAPALAAYPDKPIKVVIGFPAGGPLDQHARLLTDKLQAVLGQPLIVDYKPGAGGSVGADAVAKSPADGYTLMLANTGVAVINGALYSKLPYNTQRDFVPIARTAMQPLALLVTPKLPVQNLKQFVDYAKARPGQVNYGSAGNGGISHLVPEMFKTATGIFMVHIPYRGSAPAFADLMGGQVQFMAESIPQAANYHKQGKVRALAVTSRERNPALPDVPTVIESGVKGFEVVGFYGFFAPKDTPKDVVARLSDAFKQVLTSAEVRDRMVSQGADPAYLGSDDFARFLATETPRWDKAVKASGARMD